GGGATGCTTGGTAGTAtatatagattgtatgcactgggagtggaagaactgcccttctgcttggcaggggcagtataGGGGGCAATGATAAAGCTTGCGCCGTCATACTCGAGGCTATGGCTTCACAAGATCTACagatttggcactctttcttttGCATGGCCGGATCTCACAACAATATCAACATGCATCAACGTtctccggtgtttgcaaggcttgcagaaggcaaCAGCTCAAAGGTCAATGTTGAGATCAATGGCCACAACTATAACAAAGAATACTACCTagctgacggtatctatcctcattGGACTACTCTtgtgaagacaatccccaaccctGTAGGAGAGAAGAAGAATacatttgcccaagagcaagagagtgctaagaAGGATatggagcgtgcctttggtgttctgcAATCTCAATGGgtcatcgttcggtatcctgccaGAACTTGGAGCACTAAgaagttgtgggaggtgatgactgcttgtgtgatcatgcacaatatgatcgtagaggaTGGACCGAAACATATCTATGATCAAGGATTTCAATTTCAGGGTGACAATATTGTGCTTGAACATGGAAGAGCGGTAACCTTTGCACAGTTCACGAATTTCATCATCAAATGCGTGATTGAAAAACTCACGTTCAGCTGCAAGATGATTTGGTTGAGTATATGTGGGTCCACgtaggcaaccaatagatgtatccacTATCTTTTTTTAAACGTATTTGAGATAATTTAAATTTTATTTGACTTGGAAACTATGAGATATTTATTTGGTTGAGATATTCGTATTTTTTAAAATTATGTAAATTAAGATCAAATTTTCGTATGTTTGCAGAAAAATATGATAGACCGTTCGCGAGGACGAAAATGCTTCCTTGACTTAACGCACGGCGGATCCAAACACAGAAGAAGACgacgagcaagcaaccaacttataaatgaaaaaaagcaagcggacaaaacgcGTAGGAGTTGCTCCAGTCCAGGGGCTGCCGGGCTCCGTAGACTGCAGTGGCCGTTCTCTCATCTCCGCTTGCTCAACACAGGGCTGGTGCCTTGGTGCTTGGTGGGGAGTTGCTAAGAATTTTGGACAAAGCATGTCTGATGTGGCCGCGCGGCTTCCTCTTGCGTCTTCTCCTCCGCGTGACCGCCGGCGCCACTGCCCGCCACGCCTGCGCGCGCATCCACCCGCTCCTCGTGAAGTCCGGCCACGCTTCCGACACTCGCCTCGCCACCGCGCTCGCCGACGCCTATGCCAAATCCGGCCTCGTCACGCACGCGCGCAGGGTGTTCGACGAAACGCCGCACAGGGACCTCGTTCTCTGGAACGTCATGATCTCCTGCTACTCCTCCCATGGCCTGCTGCTCGACTCATGGGCCCTCTTCGCCTCCATGCGGAGGAACTCCGGCCTCTCGGGCGACGGCTTCACCTTCAGTACCTTGCTGAGCGTCCGCGCTCCTCCTTCTTCCTGCGGCCACCTCCTGGGGCTCCTGGCGCACGGCCTTGTTCTCAGGCTGGGCCTCCAGCTGGACCTTGTCGTCGCCACCGCGCTCCTCGACATGTATGCAAAGTGCGGCCGGGTCGCTGATGCTCGACGGGTGTTTGACGCCATGCTGCTAAGGAACTCTGTATCCTGGAATGCCATCATTGTCTGCTATGGCCACCATGATGGAGGCAAGGAAGCACTGCAGATTTTCGTGTCCATGCTCAGGAATGATGATGGGTGCTGTTGTCGGCCTGACGAGCTCACGCTTGCCAGTTTGCTTAGTTCCTGTGCCAACATGGCAGCTGCCTATGAGGCTACCCAGCTTCATGCTTATGCCCTCAAAAGGGGCTTCCAAGGATTTCTGCAAGTAGCCAACGCTCTGATCATGGCCTATGGTAAGAATGGTTTTCTTCAACAAGCAACACAGACATTTGCTGCCATCCATAGCCCAGACATAGTTTCATGGTCATCCATGGTTTCATCTTTCGCCTACCTTGGGTGTGCCAAGAGCGCAATCCATGTGTTTGAAAGAATGCTCCAACAAGGCGTGCGGCCTGATGGCATTGCGTTTCTTGGAGTTCTTTCTGCCTGCAGCCATGCTGGACTCATTCAACATGGCCTAAAGTATTTTCTTCTAATGACGACGGACTACCAAATTGATCCATGTCCACAGCATCTTGCTTGTCTGGTTGATCTCCTAGGGAGAGCTGGCAGGGTTCAGGAAGCCTACAACATTTTACTCAACATCTCCTGCCAAACAAACACTGATGTAATTGGAGCTTTCCTTGCTGCCTGCAAGACACGAGGCAACATTGAGTTGACAAAGTGGGCTGCTGATAGGCTACTCGGTCTGGAGCCAAACGAGCCAGCAAATTACGTGCTTATATCTAACGCTTATGCTGCTGCAGGAGCTTGGAGTGAGCTTGCAACGGTAAGAAGTCTTATGAGAAACGTGTGCAGCAACAAGGTGCCTGGTTGTAGCTGGATAGAAATAGGTGGAAAGGTTCAGACATTTGTCTCCAATGATATTTTGCTCCAACAATCAACAAATATGCGACAAATGATGGAAATTCTTGTTACATTCATGGAAAAAGAGAGCAATGATGATACTCTTTGTAAGGATTCAGAATTTATTTCAGAACGGTTTTGATGTCTCAATAAAAAAAATATTGGTTAAACTGACATCTGCAATATATTGTGTCTGACATTATCAATGTGGCAATTGAACCATTCTAAGGTAACTTGAAGATTTCCTTATTACATGGTAGTTACATCATTTtaccatatattttctttaaactgaATGGATTGCCAGAATTTCCTGGAACAGGTTATCATAAAGACGAAGATAGGATACTAGAACCCTCGGGAAGGCAGAAAGTGGTCTCTTGCTTATGCAGTTATGCTTATGTATGTATGTCAACAATCATATATTTCTGTTGAACCATAGATTTATCTTGCAGTGGTGTAAATCGATTTATTATTTCTCATGAATCTCCAGATGTTGTGCTAATATGAAAAGGTGAGGAGGGTTAGCAGGTAGATGAGGTGATCCATGATCCTAATCCACCGCTTCTATCCCTGAGATGGCCACGGCTGACAGTCATGTTAGAATATTTCTCGCTGCTGTGAGATGGTGGAGCGAACACTAATCAGTATGtcgctctccccgagctcctctcttccGAATGTCACCTAAGACAGCATGGCAGCAACTTAAGCAGCAGATTAGTACCCCACGAATTGAGCACTCTTAACTCGATCGACCATTAATTGACAGACGACCGTTCTTATCTCAGTCATCATAATTGACAGACGATGATCGTGACCATGATGACTCTCTCTTGTGTGTGTGCTTGATGCTTGTCGTCCTTCGCCCATACTGTTTTCTCAGGGGAGCTTGTGGTGCTCCATTTCTGGCTGGTTGCTGGAGGTTGGCGAGGCAGGTTCAGATCTGGGCTTTTAGTGCGATTCAAGTCTACAGGATTCAGATTTTATTTCAGAACGGTTTTGATATCTCAGTAAACATATATGTGGGTTAAACTGACATCTGCAATATGGTCTCAGACCCTACCAGTGTGACAATGTAACCATTTTCAGGTAACATGAAGATTTCCTTATTACATGGTAGTTACATCATCTCACCATATATTTAAACTGAATGGATTGCCAGATTTGCCTGGAACAGGTTATCATAAAGACAGATAGGATACTAGAACCCTCGGGAAGGCAGAAAGTGGTCTCTTGCTTATGCAGTTATGCTTATGTAAGTATTTCAACAATCATATATTTCTATCGAATCATATATTTCTATCGCAGTGGTGCAAATCGATTTATAACTTCTCATGAACCTCGAGATGTTGTGCTATAATATGAAAAGTGAGGAGGGTTAGCAGGTAGATAAGGTAATCCGTGATCCTAATCCGCTGCTTCTATCCCCGAGATGGTGACGGTTGACAGTCGTGTTAGGATATTTCTCGCCGCTATGAGATGGTGGAGCGAAGACTAATCAGTATGTCGTTCTCCCCAAGCTCCTCTCTCCCGAATGACGCCTGAGACAACATGGCAGCAACTTAAGCAGCAGATTAGTACCCCACAAATTGAGCACTCTTAACTCGATCAATCATAATTGACGGGCGGCCGTTCTTATCTCAGTCATCATAATTGACAGACGATGATCGTGAGCATGATGACTCTATGTGTGTGTTCTTGATGCCTGCCGTCGTTTGCCCACACTGCTTTCGCAGGCAAGCTTGTGGTGCTCCATTTCTGGCTGGTGGCTGGAGGTTGGTGAGTCAGGTCCAGATCTGGGCTTTTACGCAGGCTGTATTGTCCACGCATATGACTCTGGTATTACATCAGGGGCTAATCTGGAATGTAAGTGTTGGGTTCAAGTGAACATGAACCCAATGAGTTTTTCTTAAACTGACTAAATTGCTACTTGGTACTTAGCACCGTGTGTCACTAGTTAGTTTGACCTCATACTTTTACTGGGATGAACCCAATACGAAATTTTCCTGGCTGGCTATTGCGTATTGACATCATGCAAGCATCTCTTATTTGGTGCTTGATGGGAAAGCTATGGGTTTGGCTGCCCTATCCTACTATTCACTCTGGAAGTGGTTGGCTGAGGTATATCAATCTGCCTAACCCCTACTTTTACTGTACTACCAATTCTAGCTTAAATTGCTTTCAATCTTCACATGACCCTAAAGAAGCGGGAGACACAGTCAATATGTCTGCGGTAGAGTCCACAACCGATATGCACGAATTCTATTTCTAACTAAGGATTGCCATCTTTTACAAGATGAATTAATTCATTTGCATACATTTAGATATTAATAGGACACACAGTACAACACTCATCAATGGTGCCTATGGTTTTCATTGATGTGTGTGGTCTTTTGCTCTTTATTTCCTGGTGGGGCAAAGGATAAGATTAAGATTTCACGATGTAGAAATGATGTAAGTATATGATAAACACAGATGAATTGTCTGTATGTGGGAGTCCAAGAGATCATGGGGATCTACCAAGTGGGGACGTGCCTATTGTCAGCCACTCATCCATTATTTGTCAGTCACCGCAGCAAAAGGACATGAGAGGCACTCGTCGACCTCTACCCTGCAACATACGTCAACTTGGTCCCAGCCACAATGTTCAACCAACCGTAGCTAGCTGGGCCAACTTGCCTATTCTTGGCACAATCTCTGGGGGTGTGTTTTCTTGTAATATTTGTAGGTTGTATGTGTTGAAACTAGTTAAGTACTTTGCCTTTCTAGTCTTTTCTAAGGATTACAATTTGTCGCGTGTGCATGGATGATCGCTCACCGTAATTTGTGTAAGTTCCGACGCAGTTGTTGCATGTATACAAGGTTTTGTGCTTGAAAAGAAGCAAGTTTGCTGGTAGAGCGTAACGAAATCCTGTAGCACACATTCATCTTGTGATGTAGCTTGAAAACTAGAGTTGGTCATAAACAGTTCCAGATTGCTTCTGTTCTTTTGAAACATGTGTAATTTTGCACTACATGTTGTGTACAAACAAAGCGCTTctaactttattttattttattataaaATAAGAAGTATATATGGCTGTAATGATTCTCCACGATATAGATGGCAAATAAACTCAGTTATGTATGCTTTTCAGTTTGTCTACTTCAtttttttgggtgaaattgtttgTCTACTCCTTTAATTGTGACACATGCATTAGCTATACAAGAGGTCACTGAGTCTATGATGCAGCACTCGTCAACAAATAGTCCATAACTTTTACTGTGTGACAACGTGCATGGAGCCGGATTGTGTGTACGAGTCTGGTCCCTTCTGGACATCTTCGCAGTTAACTGTTTCCTCAATCTGAAACGTGAAATAATGCATCATTGATTGGTTCTCATCTTATCTCACTGGGTAGTGGCCGCACATTTCTTTGCTCATTTGTAACCTGGTTCGTGATGGGACCACAAACTCTGGTTTTTACGTGTATATGACGCGGCGAAATGTAATGCGAGTATGTGAGTAACTGCTTCGGTGTACCTTATGTACTATGCCCATCCTTATTTGTGTAGAGAACAAAAGTCGAATTGTCTAAGTTAAATATTTTAACTACATGTAAGTTTAGATGCCTCATCCATTCAAAGGAATTTCATTAACTATTGACTAGTTCTCTTATCCCATATATTGACCTAGGCTTGGTTAAATCTTCGCCGCCAACCAACTAATGTGAACACAAATCAATGTGTCAACTATGGCGTGCTTATCTTTCTTTAGTCGTCACTTCGTTTTGTCATGTCAAAGATTGAAAAACCATGGACATAACACATAATGAATTGATTGGTATCATTCTCATGTGTTTGATACTACCTACTTAGAGATGCATCCCAAATTTGGGGGAGATGGTTGCATCATGTATGACTAGGATGTTGGGAAGCACAAATTGGGGACTGCTTCGAGGCCATACACATACAAACGAGGTAATATTTCAAAGATCTTAAGGTGCCTTGTGTGTACCATTGGATCAATGATAATAAGTCTATGCTTAATTTTGCGTCATAGAACTTTGCGAAAAAACTATCAATTGGGGTGGTCCTTTTCCTAGAGATATGGTGATAACCAtggaaaaatactaaagcacaaaaTTGTCTCTGAATTCACAAAAAGAAAAGTCATTGTAAGTCGTGAACAACTTTTGGATATACCTTTTTGGCCGCCTATCATTagctctctttcttcttctccctTAAATATGTCGACCTCAACTCCCACACCGCGTGAGGGAGAAAaggatagaaagagagagagagatagagggagaaAATGTGCCAACTGATGAGTCCCTTGCTTTTATGCATGCACCAACTAATCATAGGATTGGGCCATAAGCATTGGTGCTCGGTGATGCTTCTCCTCTTAGGCCAGTTTGGAAATGCGGAGgaacaaaaaaatatagaaataCGAAAGTAGTTCACATGAAAAACAGATGAATGAGAAACACATAAATTTTCACAGCGAGCCGGTTGTAACGCAGGAAATGAGGAAACACAAGAACTCTAAATAAAGTACCGAACATGTGATCTTCGAAGAGATAAACATGTTTATGGTAAATTTCTTGCTTATTTTAATCTAAAGCCACATGTAGCACAATATGTAAATaattttttttgaaccgggcattaCCCCTTTTCATTACTCTCATAACGGAAATAACATCAGTTCAACATGACCACCCAGAAAACTTAGAAAGGGGAAGCGGGCTCAAAGCATCGCTGGGAAACCCCACGACAAACACCCGTCATCGGGCAGTTCATCATGGGGCGAAAACCCAACGACACCAAAGCATCCACCAACCCAGCGACACCAATACGTAAATAATTGTTCACAGTGATTTCTAAAAACAAAAAATCACACGAAACAGGATAGCATAATGAGTTTAGATGGGGCCCACATGGCATAGGCGGATAAGAGAGAGAGACCCCACGTTCTCGACCACAGCGGTATCGTGCTTTACCTTATCTGCCGCATTCCCTCCAACTCATGTTGTTATACTGAGCAAACCAAAACTTATTCGTCTCGAAATCTGCACCAGATCGAGCTCAGCAACGCGAGCCGAGCCGGAGGCGTTCGTCTGCCCGGGGTGGCGCCATGCGGATCCGTCTCTTCCTCTGAACCGGGCAAGCGCGagccgccttcctcctcgtgctcgacggcggcgacgagcgtcGGTGGCGGCACAGCACAGTCCAGCAACGAGCAGGTGATTCGGCGCCCCGCGACGAGTGCCCGAAGGCGACCCTCCGTCTGTCTAATTGCTTGCTTGACGCTTGATTTGCCTCGGGCGTACACGGCTCAACTGTACTctgtcttgctatgatcttgatggTTCCTAGTACACCTTTTCCCTGTAAAATTGAGGTATTTTCACCAGAATCTCCTACGCTTTCTGCAGGGTTTCATGTAGGGGAGGGCAACCTGTTCCCAGCCCTCGATTTCCGCCGGAGCGTGCGAAGTCCAGTCGGCAGCAACGGCGACGCCGGTGCAGGCAGCCGCGGGCACGGCAATGCCGGTTCCTCTTGCCCCTTACCCAACTCCTCCTGTGCCCTTCACACCACCCGCTCCCAATGCAGGTATGGTCGCCGGCTGGGTACTGCAAGCACGGAGACGGCTTTGGCAATCCTTTGATGCTCCCCTTTTTTGTTTTTTGAGAAACTATTATTTTGATTGATGTTTCTTGGCTACCCAGAAAACCAAGATGTTAACGGCATAACGCTCTGGCTTCTTCATGATTTTTGGACTAAAAAGTCTATAGGAGCTGATTTTTCATCTGCTATTTTTGTCTCCGAATTTCTGATAGAACAGAATAAGCCCGAGATATCAATTAACCCGTAGATGTTTCTCTGCTGATTTTGCTGTTGCAATGCTTTTCTGAAATGTAACTTTTGGTTATTGGTAGGTGAGCTTCAGCAGCTGAAATCTCGTAACTAAGGTCCCATGCTTGTGCAATTTCAGGAGCTCAAAGCCAACTTGTCTGCTCTGGGTGCCGGAATCTGCTCATGTATCCTGCCGGCGCAACGTCGGTCTGCTGCGCAGTTTGCAGTACGGTGACCGCTGTTCCGGCTCCCGGTATGCACATCAATCTCATTTTGCTCATCAAGGATTTGTAAGTAATGTGGCAGCTGAACATTGAGTTCCATATTTACAAGATTATTATTAAAAGTATAGAAGACAGTAGTGTGCATTCTAATCGACTGTGACAAGTTACATTAGCTGGAAACTATCCTCAAGTGCAGTTCTCTGAACATATTTTCCACCCTGATTCGGTGTAGGGACTGAGATGGCGCAGCTAGTTTGTGGAGGATGCCACACTCTTCTCATGTACATACGCGGCGCCACAAGTGTACAGTGTTCTTGCTGCCACACTGTCAACCTGGCAATGGAAGGTACATCGACCaaagcttctctctctctctctctctctctctctctctctctctctctctctcttcccgggTTGCAAGTGGTATATGCTGCTGGTTTTGATTCCCTTTTCAAAACGATGTTGACATTGATTGGTGTATGTAAAATCCTCCTTCTGAGCAGAATGTGTTCTGaggttggaaaagctctagcaatcaGTCGATAACCGTTAACATCGTAAAATTGGCTTATCCTGAAGTCGCACTCATCAAAATTGGACAGTAGGATGTATGCATTTGTTGTGATGCAGAAAACAAAAGGTTTGACAAGGATCTCCCGGATCTACCAAAAAGTTTGATCAATATCTCCTAGTTTTACTATAAGGCTGACAAACATGTCCTACAGTTACTACTGAACGATTCACAAACACAAAGATTGAAAGATACCACTAGCATTGGGTCCTGACTTCTGAAGATGCTCCACAGGTTCTAAGAACTCAGAAGGATGAGTGCATAGAGCTGATGTGTGCTCATCAAATCTCAAATACTCTGAATGACAAATTCTATCTTGTGCTTGGCCGCAGCGAATCAGGTTGCGCATGTAAACTGCGGGAGTTGTCGAATGCTGCTCATGTACCAGTATGGCGCGAGGTCCGTCAAATGTGCAGTCTGCAGTTTCGTCACATCAGTTGGGGTAAGTGTTCATTATCAGAGCTGTTAATCCTAGCACGCGACAAGAGCATTTGCTCTTTTTCTGGATTTTTCACATCTTTTAATTGTCATTGCTGTTGAGAGACCTGAATTTCACACCAACCATACCTGAAATGTGTTACTTCTTACCCTTTTCAGGCATCATCAGGTGCAGAGCAAAAGCCCAGCAACTGAAGTCCTTCAAGTTCATACTGAAGGCAGCTTCCCGCAATAAGAATGCTTTGAGTGCACATGTATAGAGTTCTTCCCAGAAGCAATCTCTTCCTCCCCTCTCCATTTCCCTCCTTCGTTGGACCTGGCGAGCTTGCAGAATAAACAAGAGTTTTTGGTAATACATAGTGCTCGAAATTCGTCGAATCATCTGTGTAACTGGATCAGACAGATATATGAACCCACCATGTTTATGTTCAATTATATCCTCTTTTACTTGTGTTTTATTTCAGAAATTTTTTCTCCTTGTGGTTATCTGAAGAATTTCTGCCGATGCGCTTTTGTCGTGGCAATTCTTGAACCGAACAATATTATTACGGCCAACATGATCGTGAACAGTTCTCCCCAAAAAAAGAACAGTTCACTAACACATACAAAATCCAAATGATGCATGATTAGGGTGCGCAAACACATCTTGAATGGTGACTCTGGCGCAGAGTTGATGTTGATTGCTAGGGCACAGGATTGGGTTAGTGTTGGGCACCATCTCTCTGACTCTTGTCCAACTCTGAATCTCCGATGGCATCTCCCAGCCAGCGAGCAAACAGCTTATGGTGATACGATGGCATGTCATGCATCTGATCTGAGCCTGAGAAGGACTGTCAGTTCCTGACCACTCTATCAATGGACCCAATTATTGCCAGGAAAGGTGCGCGGAAAAGTTTAGAGAACACAATGATGTAAAGGCATAGATGGTGCTCGGTCGCAGCAGCACTCAATGGTGCCTGCTGCTAGTAACAGTTCAGAGACATACTCGTACTGCTGAATAGCAACATCACTATTCATGGGTTAGAATCATGTGGACCAAAGGAGCCCTAATGAGTCTAGGGGCATGCTGCAGGATTGGTGGGTATCTTAGCTGTTGTTATCTCATGGACCGGGACTTTGTGTGCACCAGGTGCACTGCATCAGTTTATAGTAAAAACTGAAAGATTTTTTTAAGGGGTAAAAAACTAAAAGGAATACAATGGCGTAGATAATACTGGTATCTAATACTATGTCAGAAAAATACAAATCACAATTCACAACACCAGTGGAGATTTTTTAGGCGCTTGCTATTTATCGCGCAGGCTGCTGGGTAGCGACCAATTGCATACCACCTGCGATCGCTACGTTTCATATTGGGCAAACCCAATTAGGCTTCTACGGGAGATTTGAACCTTCCTAGGATGGGTTTTATTGTTATTCTCTTGTTTCTTTTTTCTGGTTTTACATTTATGTTTTTTCATCTCGCGTGGATATTTTCAAAACTAATGAAAACAATTTGAAACCGTGAGCAGTTTTTGAATTCACAAAGATTTATTCAAATTCGTGATTTCTACAAAATcatgaattcacaaacatttttgaattcatgaacatttttttcaaaatcatgaattcATGAAACTTTTCAAAATCATAATCATGAACTCGTGGTCCTTCTATtttaattcacgaacattttttgaaattcgttAAAAAATTAAAATCACATTTTTATAATTACTTAAACTTTTTtaaagtcatgaacattttttcaatatgGTTTTTTAAATGCACGATTTTTATAAATTAGGAACATTTTTTACTTTCGTGAACAATAACagatttttttaaaattcataatcATTTTTTAAAATCAGAACATTtttaaaaaatcctagaaaaaattcaaataattatttGTTTTTCAATCCATAAATATTTATAAAATTCATGAGAACGTTTTATTTTCAAAACGCGGACATTTTTCGAAGTTAAAATAAAATCAAAAAAACACTAATAAAAAAGGGGTCTCCATCTGCCCACACATGGGCCGGCCGAAATCATTAGTGAGGGGCGTGCGCGCTTTGTGCTGGGGAGTGGACTAGTCGGAGCCCTACAAACTGGGCCGACCCTGTTTTACAACCGTTGACATTTAAAAAAATCCGAAAAAATCGAAAATAAATTGTGAAtacaaaaaagttcatgaaatggaAAAATGGTTCAtatattttgaaaaaagttcaaggtGATCTGAAAAAAAAGGATCGCAATTTTTAAAAAAGTTCTCAGATTTTGAAAAATAGTTTactaatttgaaaaaaagttcatcaattttgaaaaaaaatcacaaacttgaaaaaagttcaccgaattctcaaaatgttcatgaattgaaaATTAGTTCATCAATTTTACAAAAAACGCTAGATTGAAAAAAATTGTGCATTTATCATTTATCGAAAAGAGTAAGCATAAAAAATAagaaaagggaaaaataaaaaaacaaacaaaatcgTTCCAAAAAAGTAAGTAAATCAACTAAAGGGAAGGTAACCAGTCACGTCCAAAGGAGGTGGCTGGGTGGTTATCGTGGCCCCGAAATTTAATTGACAAATTCTATAATGAATAGTACCTAATGCATGGGCTTTAAGTTTGGCTCATCACCGCCTTTCATAAAAAAAGCTACCAATTTTGTTTTCCGAGTTATGATGAATTTTTATGACATACCAAATtcatgttatatctatgtgctaatTTGTTCTTAGTTCTTTAGTACTTTTTGAAAGTGTCAACCGAACTCGGGTGNNNNNNNNNNNNNNNNNNNNNNNNNNNNNNNNNNNNNNNNNNNNNNNNNNNNNNNNNNNNNNNNNNNNNNNNNNNNNNNNNNNNNNNNNNNNNNNNNNNNNNNNNNNNNNNNNNNNNNNNNNNNNNNNNNNNNNNNNNNNNNNNNNNNNNNNNNNNNNNNNNNNNNNNNNNNNNNNNNNNNNNNNNNNNNNNNNNNNNNNNNNNNNNNNNNNNNNNNNNNNNNNNNNNNNNNNNNNNNNNNNNNNNNNNNNNNNNNNNNNNNNNNNNNNNNNNNNNNNNNNNNNNNNNNNNNNNNNNNNNNNNNNNNNNNNNNNNNNNNNNNNNNNNNNNNNNNNNNNNNNNNNNNNNNNNNNNNNNNNNNNNNNNNNNNNNNNNNNNNNNNNCCAGACCAAGGGCATCATATTCCGGCAATCTGTCGTTCTAAACTGATTATAATCTTGATGTGTCATTTAAAGTTCTAGTATGAACATCTTTTGTGAATATTGATGAAAAACGTATGTACTTCACACACAACTAACTAATGCATTATTACACCCTTTGTTCCCCAAAAAAGTGTACTTACTTTTTGTGTAAATTATCATACAATAGTCGACGATTATAAAATGGCAGTGCTTTTACATATGAATATAATCGTCACTATTTTATGCAACACAAAATGTGTCTTATATCATTGGTCCAATTGTTGGTCATTGATACAAAGTGAATGATGATGGTATAAAAAAGCGAAATAGAGACGTACCTTCTTTAAAATTGCATCGTCGAGGTGGCCAGTGGGTGATGTTGAAAGCACATCCACTCCCttggtggttttgataattcattTCAGCATACatattgttggactaatgttttcctTGAGTATATTCACGATAAGTTCAACCTAGGCACAACTTTGGAAAGTGAATGTGGACCCCTGAAGATACAAAGGACAAGTTTTGGCCAAACCTCAAGACTTCACTTTatgtttaagtgatccaagattatATTTAGTCAATAGGTATGCCAATACTATCAAAAGGGGGTGGGGTTGATGATAATGGATTCACTCCTCAAGTGCTTAGAGATCAATCTCCAAAACCCTCATTCAAATTCTCATATTCCACTATGTCACAAACCTTAAGTGGACTCACCAAAACAGATACACCCTGAGTCACGGAGCCAT
The sequence above is a segment of the Triticum dicoccoides isolate Atlit2015 ecotype Zavitan chromosome 1A, WEW_v2.0, whole genome shotgun sequence genome. Coding sequences within it:
- the LOC119281642 gene encoding pentatricopeptide repeat-containing protein At2g46050, mitochondrial-like → MWPRGFLLRLLLRVTAGATARHACARIHPLLVKSGHASDTRLATALADAYAKSGLVTHARRVFDETPHRDLVLWNVMISCYSSHGLLLDSWALFASMRRNSGLSGDGFTFSTLLSVRAPPSSCGHLLGLLAHGLVLRLGLQLDLVVATALLDMYAKCGRVADARRVFDAMLLRNSVSWNAIIVCYGHHDGGKEALQIFVSMLRNDDGCCCRPDELTLASLLSSCANMAAAYEATQLHAYALKRGFQGFLQVANALIMAYGKNGFLQQATQTFAAIHSPDIVSWSSMVSSFAYLGCAKSAIHVFERMLQQGVRPDGIAFLGVLSACSHAGLIQHGLKYFLLMTTDYQIDPCPQHLACLVDLLGRAGRVQEAYNILLNISCQTNTDVIGAFLAACKTRGNIELTKWAADRLLGLEPNEPANYVLISNAYAAAGAWSELATVRSLMRNVCSNKVPGCSWIEIGGKVQTFVSNDILLQQSTNMRQMMEILVTFMEKESNDDTLCKDSEFISERF
- the LOC119281661 gene encoding protein LSD1, which gives rise to MPVPLAPYPTPPVPFTPPAPNAGAQSQLVCSGCRNLLMYPAGATSVCCAVCSTVTAVPAPGTEMAQLVCGGCHTLLMYIRGATSVQCSCCHTVNLAMEANQVAHVNCGSCRMLLMYQYGARSVKCAVCSFVTSVGASSGAEQKPSN